Proteins encoded within one genomic window of Nitrospira sp. SG-bin1:
- a CDS encoding oxidoreductase produces MDEAPRSLALVTGASTGIGYGLAQCCAEAGFDLFIAADEPAIEHAAEDFRALGASVTAVQADLATHDGVAQVCEAAKGRPIDALLANAGRGLGGAFLDQRLDSIRHVLDTNIYGTILLLHQVGAQMRARKRGRILIVGSIAGFVPGSFQAVYCSTKAFLDSFSIALRNELKCSGVTVTCLMPGPTDTEFFRRAGMMDTRVAQEEKDDPIEVARIGFRAMMRGDADVVSEWKNKLRSAAVLLTPSTVLAEMHRRWSEPGSGEPAAILTVEQEGRSHGH; encoded by the coding sequence ATGGATGAGGCACCACGATCCCTTGCGCTCGTCACCGGTGCTTCGACGGGTATCGGCTACGGACTCGCTCAGTGCTGCGCTGAAGCCGGGTTCGACCTCTTTATCGCCGCCGATGAACCGGCCATCGAACACGCCGCAGAAGACTTCCGGGCCCTGGGCGCATCAGTCACGGCGGTCCAGGCCGATTTGGCCACCCACGACGGTGTGGCGCAAGTCTGCGAGGCCGCGAAGGGGCGACCGATCGATGCGCTGTTGGCCAATGCCGGTCGAGGTCTCGGAGGAGCGTTTCTCGATCAACGCCTTGACTCGATCCGCCATGTTCTCGACACCAATATCTACGGAACGATCCTGCTGCTCCACCAAGTCGGCGCGCAGATGCGCGCCCGAAAGCGCGGCCGCATATTGATCGTGGGGTCCATCGCCGGCTTTGTGCCGGGTTCGTTTCAGGCGGTGTACTGCAGCACCAAGGCCTTCCTCGATTCCTTTTCCATCGCCCTTCGCAATGAATTGAAGTGCAGCGGAGTGACAGTCACCTGTCTGATGCCGGGACCGACCGACACGGAGTTCTTCAGACGCGCCGGCATGATGGACACCAGAGTGGCTCAAGAAGAAAAGGATGACCCGATCGAGGTGGCAAGGATCGGATTTCGGGCCATGATGCGCGGAGACGCCGATGTGGTCAGCGAATGGAAAAACAAGCTTCGGTCGGCGGCGGTCCTTCTGACGCCGTCCACCGTGCTGGCCGAAATGCATCGACGATGGTCCGAACCGGGCTCCGGTGAGCCTGCGGCCATACTTACCGTGGAACAAGAGGGAAGAAGTCATGGTCACTAG
- a CDS encoding cyclase has protein sequence MSVIEKSIELNVPVKTAYNQWTQFEEFPRFMEGVEQVHQIDDKHLHWKASIGGKQKEWDAVITEQIPDQRITWMSQGGAKNGGTVTFTRIAENKSKLSLRLEYEPDGAVEKTGDAVGVVSGRVEGDLQRFKEFIESRGQETGAWRGKVA, from the coding sequence ATGTCCGTCATAGAAAAATCCATCGAACTCAATGTGCCGGTCAAGACCGCCTACAATCAATGGACCCAGTTCGAAGAATTTCCGCGGTTCATGGAAGGCGTCGAACAAGTTCACCAGATCGACGACAAACATCTGCACTGGAAGGCCAGCATCGGGGGGAAGCAAAAAGAATGGGATGCGGTCATCACCGAGCAGATCCCCGATCAACGGATCACCTGGATGAGCCAGGGAGGCGCCAAGAACGGCGGAACGGTCACATTTACCAGGATTGCGGAGAACAAATCGAAGCTCAGCCTTCGTCTGGAATATGAGCCGGATGGTGCCGTTGAGAAGACCGGTGATGCGGTGGGGGTCGTATCGGGACGAGTGGAAGGCGATCTCCAGCGATTCAAGGAGTTCATTGAATCACGAGGTCAGGAGACCGGCGCTTGGCGCGGCAAGGTGGCCTGA
- the katE gene encoding catalase HPII (Catalase HPII; monofunctional catalase that decomposes hydrogen peroxide into water and oxygen; serves to protect cells from the toxic effects of hydrogen peroxide), which produces MAPADAQLPAVAEGNVLTTNQGMRIEDDANSLKAGARGPTLMEDTQFREKIMHFDHERMPERVVHPRGSGAHGYFQVYKPLTRYSKAAVFSDPSVKTPVFVRFSNVNGNLGTADTIRDARGFAVKFYTHEGVWDLVGNNIPVFFIQDAIKFPDLVHAFKPEPHNDIPQASTAHNNFWDFISLSPESMHMIMWVMSDRGIPRSYRMMDGFGVHTFRLVNDQGKSTFVKFHWKPLLGVHSLVWDEAQKLAGKDPDFHRRDLWEAIENKTYPEYELALQLLPEEEADKAPFDILDATKIWPEDQFPLQRVGKLTLNRNPDNFFTETEEVAFHPGHLVPGIDVTDDPLLQGRLFSYLDTQLNRFGTPNFTQLPINQPKSPVNNFQQDGIMRFNNRPGRINYEPNSGDKVPSQVDAKKGGYVHYPAAVQGQKVRERSKTFGDHYTQAALFYNSLSLPEQEHIGQALIFELGKVSDVKIQKLMLDHLSKVDGTLASMVGMKLGFEAPKGPSASRAGKTKGLSQEEGPRDSIKGRKVAVLAGDGAAASDIKQLETALKKEGATMEIIAPRLGELKGGVKVDKSLAIVDSVMYDAVYVPGGKESVTTLLGDYEARHFVRDAYNHGKAIAASGEGQELLQAVGIKEASGVVTDKSGGAGKSFVEAIGRHRHWNRPKP; this is translated from the coding sequence GTGGCGCCTGCCGACGCGCAGTTGCCGGCGGTCGCCGAAGGGAATGTTTTGACGACCAATCAAGGCATGCGCATAGAGGATGACGCGAATTCGCTCAAGGCCGGAGCGCGAGGGCCGACGTTGATGGAAGACACCCAGTTCCGGGAAAAAATCATGCACTTCGACCACGAGCGAATGCCGGAACGAGTCGTCCATCCGCGCGGTTCCGGCGCGCACGGATACTTCCAGGTCTATAAGCCGTTGACTCGCTACAGCAAGGCGGCGGTGTTCAGCGATCCTTCCGTGAAAACTCCGGTATTCGTTCGGTTTTCGAACGTCAATGGAAATCTGGGTACGGCGGACACCATTCGGGATGCGCGGGGGTTCGCCGTGAAATTCTACACGCACGAGGGCGTGTGGGATTTGGTGGGCAACAACATTCCGGTGTTCTTCATTCAAGATGCGATCAAGTTTCCCGATTTGGTCCATGCATTCAAGCCGGAACCCCATAACGACATTCCACAGGCTTCCACCGCGCACAACAACTTTTGGGATTTCATCTCGCTTTCGCCGGAATCCATGCACATGATCATGTGGGTCATGTCGGATCGGGGAATTCCCCGGAGCTATCGCATGATGGACGGATTCGGCGTCCATACCTTTCGATTGGTCAACGACCAGGGCAAGTCCACCTTCGTGAAGTTCCATTGGAAGCCCCTGCTCGGAGTGCATTCGCTCGTGTGGGATGAGGCGCAAAAACTGGCAGGCAAAGATCCGGACTTTCATCGCCGGGATCTGTGGGAGGCGATAGAGAATAAAACGTATCCGGAGTACGAGCTGGCGCTCCAGCTCTTGCCGGAGGAAGAGGCGGACAAAGCGCCGTTCGACATCCTCGATGCCACCAAGATCTGGCCGGAAGATCAATTTCCGCTTCAGCGTGTCGGCAAGCTGACCTTGAACCGTAACCCGGATAATTTCTTCACCGAGACCGAGGAAGTGGCGTTTCATCCGGGCCATCTTGTGCCCGGCATCGACGTGACCGACGACCCGTTGCTGCAAGGCCGCCTCTTCTCCTATCTCGATACCCAACTGAATCGATTCGGTACGCCGAATTTCACACAACTTCCGATCAACCAACCCAAGTCGCCGGTCAACAACTTCCAACAGGACGGCATCATGCGGTTCAACAATCGCCCGGGTCGAATCAATTATGAACCGAACTCCGGGGATAAGGTGCCGAGTCAGGTGGATGCGAAGAAGGGGGGGTATGTTCACTATCCCGCGGCGGTTCAAGGTCAAAAGGTCCGCGAGCGCAGCAAAACTTTCGGCGATCACTACACGCAAGCGGCGCTGTTCTACAACAGTCTCTCTCTGCCCGAGCAAGAACATATCGGACAAGCGCTGATTTTCGAGCTGGGAAAAGTATCGGACGTCAAGATTCAAAAACTCATGCTCGACCATCTGTCGAAAGTAGACGGCACCTTGGCCTCGATGGTCGGAATGAAACTCGGATTTGAGGCTCCGAAAGGTCCATCGGCGAGTCGTGCCGGCAAGACGAAGGGTTTGAGTCAGGAAGAGGGCCCGAGGGACTCGATCAAAGGTCGAAAAGTCGCGGTATTGGCAGGCGACGGCGCGGCTGCTTCCGACATCAAGCAACTGGAGACGGCCCTGAAAAAAGAGGGGGCCACGATGGAAATCATTGCGCCGCGCCTCGGCGAGCTCAAAGGTGGTGTGAAAGTCGATAAGAGTTTGGCGATCGTGGATTCCGTCATGTATGACGCGGTGTACGTTCCAGGCGGCAAGGAAAGCGTCACGACGCTGCTGGGTGATTACGAGGCCCGGCATTTCGTGCGCGACGCTTACAACCATGGAAAGGCGATCGCCGCCAGCGGGGAGGGTCAGGAACTCCTTCAAGCTGTCGGCATCAAGGAGGCCTCGGGAGTCGTGACCGACAAGAGCGGAGGCGCGGGCAAATCCTTTGTGGAGGCGATCGGTCGCCACCGCCATTGGAATCGCCCGAAACCATAA
- a CDS encoding diguanylate cyclase — translation MVDPALLVRNYLLYFILPLWVLAGLTDYFLHKRTRIEENTGTKESVLHLLQLGEAGFPVVVALLFEINALVIAIMLIALVVHEATALWDVYYAHTRRYISPWEQHVHSFLEVLPIMAASFVTVLYWNQFLALFGLGPEAPRFAVEPKTDPLPVGYLVTLFSSIALFIVVPYGEELWRCISTARRRRIPRNPLTKAA, via the coding sequence ATGGTTGATCCGGCTCTTTTAGTCCGAAACTATCTGCTCTATTTCATTCTTCCTCTATGGGTACTGGCCGGTCTTACTGATTATTTTCTGCATAAACGTACCCGCATCGAAGAAAACACGGGTACGAAGGAATCGGTTCTGCACCTACTCCAACTCGGAGAAGCCGGATTCCCGGTGGTCGTGGCGCTGCTCTTCGAAATCAACGCCCTGGTCATTGCCATCATGCTGATCGCCCTGGTGGTCCATGAGGCGACGGCCTTGTGGGACGTCTATTATGCGCACACGCGCCGATACATCAGTCCGTGGGAACAGCACGTCCATAGTTTCCTGGAAGTCCTTCCCATCATGGCGGCGTCCTTCGTCACCGTGCTGTACTGGAATCAGTTCCTGGCCTTATTCGGCCTCGGTCCCGAGGCTCCCCGCTTTGCCGTTGAGCCAAAGACAGATCCCTTGCCCGTGGGTTATTTGGTGACTCTCTTCAGTTCGATCGCACTGTTCATCGTCGTGCCTTACGGTGAAGAGCTCTGGCGATGTATCTCAACCGCTCGTCGCCGCCGTATCCCACGGAATCCGCTGACGAAAGCCGCTTGA